In the Hordeum vulgare subsp. vulgare chromosome 7H, MorexV3_pseudomolecules_assembly, whole genome shotgun sequence genome, one interval contains:
- the LOC123410253 gene encoding acidic proline-rich protein PRP25-like yields MVFEFGKKNRCIFENKSPPPRTRQGARVRYNHLAAAPLRPTSPTQTGSTLPSVPPNTVISAHLSPSLPIEHNIQVHRARRLLVSFAASLSSSSLAGKHGELTAAMSYYGQQQPPVGVPPQQGYPGKEEYPPAGYPPAGYPPPGQGQGYPPQGYPPPQQGGYPPQQGGYPPQQGYPQQGYPPQYAQQPPRQQQSSGPSFMEGCLAALCCCCLLEACF; encoded by the exons ATGGTTTTCGAATTTGGTAAAAAAAATCGTtgtatttttgaaaataaatccCCGCCGCCGCGGACGCGGCAAGGCGCGCGAGTGCGGTACAACCACCTTGCTGCGGCCCCGCTGCGCCCAACGTCGCCAactcaaacgggctccactttgcCGTCTGTTCCACCTAATACTGTAATATCTGCCCACCTGTCTCCTTCGCTGCCCATAGAGCATAACATACAGGTCCATAGAGCTCGCCGCCTCCTTGTCTCCTTCGCTGCCTCTCTCTCGTCGTCGTCCCTCGCAGGGAAGCACGGGGAATTAACCGCCGCCATGAGCTACTACGGCCAGCAGCAGCCCCCCGTCGGCGTGCCTCCACAGCAAG GGTATCCAGGGAAGGAGGAGTACCCGCCGGCAGGCTACCCTCCGGCCGGGTACCCACCGCCGGGGCAGGGGCAGGGCTACCCTCCCCAGGGATACCCGCCGCCGCAGCAGGGTGGGTATCCGCCACAGCAGGGTGGGTACCCGCCGCAGCAAGGGTACCCGCAGCAGGGGTACCCGCCTCAGTACGCCCAGCAGCCGCCGCGGCAGCAGCAGAGCAGCGGCCCCTCCTTCATGGAGGGATG CTTGGCTGCCCTTTGTTGCTGCTGCCTGCTGGAGGCTTGCTTCTAA
- the LOC123410254 gene encoding uncharacterized protein LOC123410254 isoform X2, translated as MVFSAQDPQTSNRGKERHGKTIDEEGSRVSCNYCGKVVCTYNRLEQHVAGIRGNVRPCNLVPDSVRTSLRASLVDRKKGRMLRQTKRLKHEHDEVSHKSPALPSAQVQQPKLQPTVSSNNRCFLHYPPDLTQPKEITYNSCQLKPKVEASDYFDSPSAKSIGKFFFEAGPEPGVLHSSSLKEMVVFPHGPGAVIMPTYEAVLQEQLRETENRAKELKQEWQTSGCTVIVDSWKSKSGKSFVSVLVHCSKGMHFLRSIDVSEITEDLDELESMLSRVVDDVGAHNIVQIITNDVSPHMQIARQYVLNKYDEFFFVLCADHCINLLLEKIAALKHVSKVLIKARDITRFLYGHALPMKLKGRYVQEEILSSSYLNFVAAFITLERLISARVGLVQMFSSPEWVPSGWACLDLFERIQRIVKTDDTFWHAAAQVVKVTNPLVRVLSKLESDICPMGILYEAMDGAKEEIHVNIGDESELYWGMIDRIWDGYLHSPLHAAGHMLNPRIFYAAGFHADTEISSGIAACTIQLGKAHYNARKASAQLEVYEKKLGYFDTDPAMQQIMELPQVQWWSTHGARVPDLQTLARRVLSQTCFGATRYNMDWSLSEKLHAEWDEMTPPEQERLRQKEYVHYNRVLAGAAPLLHGSSVKQHDRVTIVLQDWIRPQK; from the exons ATG GTTTTTTCTGCACAAGATCCTCAGACAAGTAATCGTGGAAAAGAAAGGCATGGGAAAACCATTGATGAGGAAGGCAGCAGAGTGAGCTGCAATTACTGCGGTAAGGTGGTTTGTACTTACAACCGTCTAGAGCAACATGTAGCAGGCATCAGGGGCAATGTTCGTCCATGCAACCTAGTACCAGACAGTGTCAGGACAAGCTTAAGGGCTTCACTTGTGGATCGCAAGAAAGGTCGGATGCTCAGACAAACGAAGAGACTGAAGCATGAACATGATGAGGTTTCTCATAAAAGCCCAGCCCTTCCATCTGCTCAAGTCCAGCAACCAAAGCTACAACCAACTGTGTCCAGTAACAACCGCTGCTTTCTTCATTATCCACCGGATTTGACGCAGCCCAAGGAAATCACATATAATTCTTGTCAACTGAAACCCAAGGTTGAGGCAAGTGATTACTTCGATTCTCCGTCAGCAAAATCAATTGGGAAGTTCTTCTTCGAAGCTGGACCTGAGCCTGGTGTTCTCCATTCATCATCTCTGAAGGAGATGGTTGTGTTTCCCCATGGGCCTGGGGCTGTAATAATGCCTACGTACGAAGCTGTTCTGCAGGAGCAACTAAGAGAAACTGAGAACCGCGCAAAGGAACTCAAGCAGGAGTGGCAAACAAGTGGCTGCACTGTAATTGTGGATAGTTGGAAGAGCAAGTCCGGCAAAAGCTTTGTAAGTGTCCTGGTGCACTGCAGCAAAGGTATGCATTTCCTCAGATCCATTGACGTCTCTGAAATCACTGAGGACTTGGATGAGCTAGAATCAATGCTTTCTCGCGTGGTTGATGATGTTGGTGCCCATAACATTGTTCAGATTATCACAAATGATGTGTCGCCCCATATGCAGATTGCACGGCAGTATGTGCTAAATAAATATGATGAATTTTTCTTTGTGCTATGTGCTGACCATTGCATCAACCTTCTGCTGGAGAAAATAGCAGCTCTCAAGCATGTCAGTAAAGTCCTAATAAAGGCAAGGGATATCACAAGGTTTTTATATGGCCATGCATTGCCAATGAAACTAAAAGGAAGATATGTTCAGGAGGAGATTTTGAGCAGTTCTTACCTGAACTTTGTTGCAGCGTTCATCACATTAGAGAGGTTAATTTCTGCAAGAGTAGGTCTGGTGCAGATGTTCAGCTCGCCTGAATGGGTTCCCTCTGGTTGGGCTTGTCTTGATTTGTTCGAGCGTATCCAGCGCATAGTAAAGACAGACGATACATTTTGGCATGCTGCTGCCCAAGTCGTGAAGGTTACAAACCCACTTGTCAGGGTGTTGTCTAAACTGGAATCTGATATCTGTCCGATGGGTATCTTGTATGAAGCCATGGATGGTGCAAAAGAAGAGATACATGTCAATATTGGAGATGAAAGTGAGCTTTATTGGGGTATGATTGACAGGATATGGGATGGTTACTTGCATAGCCCTCTCCATGCTGCTGGTCATATGCTAAACCCAAGGATCTTTTATGCAGCTGGATTCCATGCTGATACTGAGATCAGCAGCGGCATCGCGGCCTGTACAATCCAACTGGGCAAGGCTCATTACAATGCCAGAAAAGCGTCTGCACAATTGGAAGTGTATGAAAAGAAGTTGGGCTATTTCGACACAGATCCAGCAATGCAGCAAATCATGGAATTACCACAAG TTCAATGGTGGTCGACGCACGGGGCACGCGTGCCGGACCTGCAGACCCTGGCGAGGCGGGTCCTGAGCCAGACGTGCTTCGGCGCCACCAGGTACAACATGGACTGGAGCCTGTCGGAGAAGCTGCACGCCGAGTGGGATGAGATGACGCCGCCCGAGCAGGAGAGGCTCCGGCAGAAGGAGTACGTCCACTACAACCGCgtcctcgccggcgccgccccgctccTGCACGGCTCCTCCGTGAAGCAGCACGACAGGGTCACCATAGTGCTGCAAGACTGGATCAGACCGCAGAAATAG
- the LOC123410254 gene encoding uncharacterized protein LOC123410254 isoform X1, with the protein MPLLKRRRRGLKSKAYVKISFFKFNKHVKIALLERRRRGLKSKVFSAQDPQTSNRGKERHGKTIDEEGSRVSCNYCGKVVCTYNRLEQHVAGIRGNVRPCNLVPDSVRTSLRASLVDRKKGRMLRQTKRLKHEHDEVSHKSPALPSAQVQQPKLQPTVSSNNRCFLHYPPDLTQPKEITYNSCQLKPKVEASDYFDSPSAKSIGKFFFEAGPEPGVLHSSSLKEMVVFPHGPGAVIMPTYEAVLQEQLRETENRAKELKQEWQTSGCTVIVDSWKSKSGKSFVSVLVHCSKGMHFLRSIDVSEITEDLDELESMLSRVVDDVGAHNIVQIITNDVSPHMQIARQYVLNKYDEFFFVLCADHCINLLLEKIAALKHVSKVLIKARDITRFLYGHALPMKLKGRYVQEEILSSSYLNFVAAFITLERLISARVGLVQMFSSPEWVPSGWACLDLFERIQRIVKTDDTFWHAAAQVVKVTNPLVRVLSKLESDICPMGILYEAMDGAKEEIHVNIGDESELYWGMIDRIWDGYLHSPLHAAGHMLNPRIFYAAGFHADTEISSGIAACTIQLGKAHYNARKASAQLEVYEKKLGYFDTDPAMQQIMELPQVQWWSTHGARVPDLQTLARRVLSQTCFGATRYNMDWSLSEKLHAEWDEMTPPEQERLRQKEYVHYNRVLAGAAPLLHGSSVKQHDRVTIVLQDWIRPQK; encoded by the exons ATGCCACTTTTGAAACGAAGAAGACGAGGTCTAAAATCAAAG GCTTATGTGAAAATCTCATTTTTCAAGTTCAAtaagcatgttaagatagcacttTTGGAACGAAGAAGACGAGGTCTAAAGTCAAAG GTTTTTTCTGCACAAGATCCTCAGACAAGTAATCGTGGAAAAGAAAGGCATGGGAAAACCATTGATGAGGAAGGCAGCAGAGTGAGCTGCAATTACTGCGGTAAGGTGGTTTGTACTTACAACCGTCTAGAGCAACATGTAGCAGGCATCAGGGGCAATGTTCGTCCATGCAACCTAGTACCAGACAGTGTCAGGACAAGCTTAAGGGCTTCACTTGTGGATCGCAAGAAAGGTCGGATGCTCAGACAAACGAAGAGACTGAAGCATGAACATGATGAGGTTTCTCATAAAAGCCCAGCCCTTCCATCTGCTCAAGTCCAGCAACCAAAGCTACAACCAACTGTGTCCAGTAACAACCGCTGCTTTCTTCATTATCCACCGGATTTGACGCAGCCCAAGGAAATCACATATAATTCTTGTCAACTGAAACCCAAGGTTGAGGCAAGTGATTACTTCGATTCTCCGTCAGCAAAATCAATTGGGAAGTTCTTCTTCGAAGCTGGACCTGAGCCTGGTGTTCTCCATTCATCATCTCTGAAGGAGATGGTTGTGTTTCCCCATGGGCCTGGGGCTGTAATAATGCCTACGTACGAAGCTGTTCTGCAGGAGCAACTAAGAGAAACTGAGAACCGCGCAAAGGAACTCAAGCAGGAGTGGCAAACAAGTGGCTGCACTGTAATTGTGGATAGTTGGAAGAGCAAGTCCGGCAAAAGCTTTGTAAGTGTCCTGGTGCACTGCAGCAAAGGTATGCATTTCCTCAGATCCATTGACGTCTCTGAAATCACTGAGGACTTGGATGAGCTAGAATCAATGCTTTCTCGCGTGGTTGATGATGTTGGTGCCCATAACATTGTTCAGATTATCACAAATGATGTGTCGCCCCATATGCAGATTGCACGGCAGTATGTGCTAAATAAATATGATGAATTTTTCTTTGTGCTATGTGCTGACCATTGCATCAACCTTCTGCTGGAGAAAATAGCAGCTCTCAAGCATGTCAGTAAAGTCCTAATAAAGGCAAGGGATATCACAAGGTTTTTATATGGCCATGCATTGCCAATGAAACTAAAAGGAAGATATGTTCAGGAGGAGATTTTGAGCAGTTCTTACCTGAACTTTGTTGCAGCGTTCATCACATTAGAGAGGTTAATTTCTGCAAGAGTAGGTCTGGTGCAGATGTTCAGCTCGCCTGAATGGGTTCCCTCTGGTTGGGCTTGTCTTGATTTGTTCGAGCGTATCCAGCGCATAGTAAAGACAGACGATACATTTTGGCATGCTGCTGCCCAAGTCGTGAAGGTTACAAACCCACTTGTCAGGGTGTTGTCTAAACTGGAATCTGATATCTGTCCGATGGGTATCTTGTATGAAGCCATGGATGGTGCAAAAGAAGAGATACATGTCAATATTGGAGATGAAAGTGAGCTTTATTGGGGTATGATTGACAGGATATGGGATGGTTACTTGCATAGCCCTCTCCATGCTGCTGGTCATATGCTAAACCCAAGGATCTTTTATGCAGCTGGATTCCATGCTGATACTGAGATCAGCAGCGGCATCGCGGCCTGTACAATCCAACTGGGCAAGGCTCATTACAATGCCAGAAAAGCGTCTGCACAATTGGAAGTGTATGAAAAGAAGTTGGGCTATTTCGACACAGATCCAGCAATGCAGCAAATCATGGAATTACCACAAG TTCAATGGTGGTCGACGCACGGGGCACGCGTGCCGGACCTGCAGACCCTGGCGAGGCGGGTCCTGAGCCAGACGTGCTTCGGCGCCACCAGGTACAACATGGACTGGAGCCTGTCGGAGAAGCTGCACGCCGAGTGGGATGAGATGACGCCGCCCGAGCAGGAGAGGCTCCGGCAGAAGGAGTACGTCCACTACAACCGCgtcctcgccggcgccgccccgctccTGCACGGCTCCTCCGTGAAGCAGCACGACAGGGTCACCATAGTGCTGCAAGACTGGATCAGACCGCAGAAATAG